The Mauremys mutica isolate MM-2020 ecotype Southern chromosome 1, ASM2049712v1, whole genome shotgun sequence genome has a segment encoding these proteins:
- the LOC123361845 gene encoding putative olfactory receptor 52P1, giving the protein MAAFNLTPSDPSTFILTGIPGLEAAHIWISIPFSIFYTIALLGNFMVLCVVGKEKTLHKPMYLLLCMLAFTDITMSTSVIPKALCIFWFNFRGITVGGCLTQLFFLHAGSMTHSAVLVTMAFDRYVAICNPLRYATILTNARIAKLGLVGLTRAVLLILPVPLLLSRQPFCANRLIPHTYCEHMAVSKMSCGDTTLNRTYGLVITFVVIGLDLTLIALSYGQITRAILRISSKKAHQKALNTCTAHICVMLTSCTPFLFTTLTHRFGQGIAPHVHIILANLYILLPPMLNPIIYGVKTKELRDKVGKCPCRM; this is encoded by the coding sequence ATGGCAGCTTTCAACCTCACTCCCTCTGACCCTTCAACATTCATCCTAACGGGCATCCCTGGCCTGGAAGCTGCCCacatctggatttccatccctttctctataTTCTACACTATTGCCCTATTGGGAAATTTCATGGTTCTGTGTGTTGTAGGGAAAGAGAagaccctgcacaagccgatgtacctgctCCTCTGCATGTTGGCATTCACAGACATCACCATGTCTACCTCTGTCATCCcaaaggcactgtgtatattttggttcaatttcaGAGGCATTACTgtgggtggctgcctcacccagtTGTTCTTCCTGCATGCGGGGTCTATGACACACTCAGCTGTCCTCGTGACAATGGCCTTTGATCGCTacgttgccatatgtaaccctctCAGATATGCCACTATCCTCACCAATGCACGAATAGCTAAGCTCGGGCTCGTGGGTTTGACAAGAGCTGTTCTCTTAATTCTGCCAGTTccccttctcctcagcaggcagccattctgtgccaaccgcCTTATCCCCCACACATACTGTGAGCACATGGCTGTGTCGAAAATGTCATGTGGGGACACCACACTCAACAGGACGTATGGCTTGGTGATAACATTTGTAGTCATCGGGTTAGACCTGACGCTCATCGCCCTGTCCTACGGTCAGATCACCAGGGCCATCCTCAGAATCTCCTCTAAGAaagcccaccagaaagccctTAACACCTGCActgcccacatctgtgtgatgctGACATCTTGTACTCCCTTCCTCTTCACGACTCTGACACACCGGTTTGGTCAGGGCATTGCTCCCCATGTTCACATCATCTTGGCCAACCTCTAtatcctccttccccccatgcTCAATcctatcatttatggggtcaaaaccaaagagctCCGTGACAAAGTGGGCAAATGCCCCTGCAGAATGTGA
- the LOC123362255 gene encoding putative olfactory receptor 52P1 produces the protein MAAFNLTPSDPSTFILTGIPGLEAAHIWISIPFSIFYIIGLLGNFMILFVVGKEETLHKPMYLLLCMLALTDIAIPTFVMPKALCIFWFNLRGITVGGCLTQLFFLHAGSMTHSAVLVTMAFDRYVAICNPLRYATILTNARIAKLGLVGLMRAVLIVLPIPLLLNKQPFCANHIILHTYCEHMAVSKMSCGDTTVNRTYGLVLTFVVIGSDLTLIALSYSLIIRAILRISHKEAHQKVLNTCTAHICVMLTTYTPFLFTTLTHRFGQGIAPHVHIILANLYFLLPPMLNPIIYGVKTKELRDKVGKCPCRIRYLGPLTLNLCDKRGKNSSSLIKGAVSPFG, from the coding sequence ATGGCAGCTTtcaacctcaccccctctgacccttcaacattcatcctaacaggcatccctggcctggaagctgcccacatctggatctccatccctttCTCTATATTCTACATTATCGGCTTGTTGGGAAATTTCATGATTCTGTTTGTTGTAGGGAAAGAAGAAaccctgcacaagccgatgtacctgctgctctgcatgctggcacTCACAGACATCGCCATACCGACCTTTGTCATGCcaaaggcactgtgtatattCTGGTTCAATTTGAGAGGCATTACAgtgggtggctgcctcacccagtTGTTCTTCCTGCATGCGGGTTCTATGACACATTCAGCCGTGCTCGTGACAATGGCCTTTGATCGCTATGTCGCCATATGTAACCCTCTGCGGTACGCCACCATCCTCACCAACGCACGAATAGCTAAGTTAGGGCTAGTGGGTTTGATGAGAGCTGTTCTCATCGTTCTGCCAATTCCCCTGCTCCTGAACAAACAGCCATTCTGTGCCAATCACATTATCCTCCACACGTATTGCGAGCACATGGCCGTGTCGAAAATGTCATGTGGGGATACCACAGTCAACAGGACGTATGGCTTGGTGTTAACATTTGTAGTCATCGGGTCAGACCTGACTCTCATCGCCCTCTCCTACAGTCTGATCATCAGGGCCATCCTTAGAATTTCTCATAAGGAAGCCCACCAGAAAGTCCTCAACACCTGCActgcccacatctgtgtgatgctGACAACTTATACTCCCTTCCTCTTCACCACTCTGACACACCGGTTTGGTCAGGGCATCGCTCCCCATGTTCACATCATCTTGGCCAACCTctatttcctccttccccccatgcTCAATcctatcatttatggggtcaaaaccaaagagctCCGTGACAAAGTGGGCAAATGCCCCTGCAGAATACGATACCTGGGACCACTAACTTTAAACCTGTGTGACAAGAGGGGGAAGAATAGCTCCTCCCTAATCAAGGGTGCTGTGTCCCCGTTTGGCTGA
- the LOC123367161 gene encoding putative olfactory receptor 52P1 translates to MAVFNLTPSDPSTFILTGIPGLEAAHIWISIPFSIFYIIGLLGNFMVLFVVGKEETLHKPMYLLLCMLALTDIAISTSVMPKALCIFWFNLRGITVGGCLTQLFFLHAGSMTHSAVLVTMAFDRYVAICNPLRYATILTNTRIAKLGLVGLMRAVLIVLPIPLLLNRQQFCANHIILHTYCEHMAVSIMSCGDTTVNRTYGLVLTFVVIGLDLTLIALSYGLIIRAVLRISQKEAHQKALNTCTAHICVMMTTYTPFLFTTLTHRFGQGITPHAHIILANLYFLLPPMLNPIIYGVKTKELRDKVGKCPCRI, encoded by the coding sequence ATGGCAGTTTtcaacctcaccccctctgacccttcaacattcatcctaacaggcatccctggcctggaagctgcccacatctggatttccatccctttctctataTTCTACATTATCggcctgttgggaaatttcaTGGTTCTGTTTGTTGTAGGGAAAGAAGAAaccctgcacaagccgatgtacctgctgctctgcatgctggcacTCACAGACATCGCCATATCGACCTCCGTCATGCcaaaggcactgtgtatattCTGGTTCAATTTGAGAGGCATTACAgtgggtggctgcctcacccagtTGTTCTTCCTGCATGCGGGTTCTATGACACATTCAGCCGTGCTCGTGACAATGGCCTTTGATCGCTATGTCgccatatgtaaccctctgagatacGCCACCATCCTAACCAACACACGAATAGCTAAGCTAGGGCTAGTGGGTTTGATGAGAGCTGTTCTCATCGTTCTGCCAATTCCCCTGCTCCTGAACAGACAGCAATTCTGTGCCAATCACATTATCCTTCACACGTACTGTGAGCACATGGCCGTGTCTATAATGTCATGTGGGGATACCACAGTCAACAGGACGTATGGCTTGGTGTTAACATTTGTAGTCATCGGGTTAGACCTGACTCTCATCGCCCTCTCCTACGGTCTGAtcatcagggccgtccttagaaTTTCTCAGAAGGaagcccaccagaaagccctcaacacctgcactgcccacatctgtgtgatgaTGACAACTTATACTCCCTTCCTCTTCACCACTCTGACACACCGGTTTGGTCAGGGCATCACTCCCCATGCTCACATCATCTTGGCCAACCTCTatttcctccttcctcccatgctcaaccctatcatttatggggtcaaaaccaaagagctCCGTGACAAAGTGGGCAAATGCCCCTGCAGAATATGA
- the LOC123358250 gene encoding putative olfactory receptor 52P1, which translates to MAAFNLTLSDPSTFILTGIPGLEAAHIWISIPFSIFYIIGLLGNFMVLFVVGKEETLHKPMYLLLCMLALTDIAMSTSVMPKALCIFWFNLVGITVGGCLTQLFFLHAGSMTHSAVLVTMAFDRYVAICNPLRYATILTNARIAKLGLLGMMRAVLLVMPIPLLLNRQPFCANHIIPHTYCEHMAVSKMSCGDTTVNRTHGLVITFVVIGLDLTLIALSYGLIIRAVLRISQKEAHQKALNTCTAHICVMLTTYTPFLFTTLTHRFGQGIAPHVHIILANLYFLLPPMLNPIIYGVKTKELRDKVGKCPCRI; encoded by the coding sequence ATGGCAGCTTTCAACCTCACCCTCTCTGACCCTTCAACATTCATTCTAACAGGCATCCCTGGCCTGGAAGCTGCCCACATCTGGATTTCCATTCCTTTCTCTATATTCTACATTATCggcctgttgggaaatttcaTGGTTCTGTTTGTTGTAGGGAAAGAAGAAaccctgcacaagccgatgtacctgctgctctgcatgctggcacTCACAGACATCGCCATGTCGACTTCCGTCATGCcaaaggcactgtgtatattCTGGTTCAATTTGGTAGGCATTACTgtgggtggctgcctcacccagtTGTTCTTCCTGCATGCGGGTTCTATGACACATTCAGCCGTGCTCGTGACAATGGCCTTTGATCGCTacgttgccatatgtaaccctctgagatacGCCACCATTCTCACCAACGCACGAATAGCTAAGCTAGGGCTACTGGGTATGATGAGAGCTGTTCTCCTTGTTATGCCAATTCCCCTGCTCCTGAACAGACAGCCATTCTGTGCCAATCACATTATCCCTCACACGTACTGCGAGCACATGGCCGTGTCGAAAATGTCATGTGGGGATACCACAGTCAACAGGACACATGGCTTAGTGATAACATTTGTAGTCATCGGGTTAGACCTGACGCTCATCGCCCTCTCCTACGGTCTGAtcatcagggccgtccttagaaTTTCTCAGAAGGaagcccaccagaaagccctcaacacctgcactgcccacatctgtgtgatgctGACAACTTATACTCCCTTCCTCTTCACCACTCTGACACATAGGTTTGGTCAGGGCATCGCTCCCCATGTTCACATCATCTTGGCCAACCTctatttcctccttccccccatgcTCAATcctatcatttatggggtcaaaaccaaagagctCCGTGACAAAGTGGGCAAATGCCCCTGCAGAATATGA